In Vicinamibacteria bacterium, a genomic segment contains:
- a CDS encoding enoyl-CoA hydratase/isomerase family protein, translating into MVDDLEDPHDSDIYAPPRDTSYKFIQLATVQGISRITLNRPPANVLSIDMMLDLNTAFESLEYQRDVKLVVLVGAGKYFSAGFELADHLGDRAYMMLEAFGRIFENLGKLDKPTLAVVGGPALGAGSLLAVGCDMVLAAQSAKFGHPEIKGGVFNTVAAALLPRLVGRKKALEMIMGGASLTAGDAERLGLVSRVCPDDKLEAEAGALIQRFQESSAPVVQLTRRAIVGGLDLSFTEALRHAEDVYLNQLMGTADAEEGLRAIMEKRRPAWKDR; encoded by the coding sequence GTGGTCGACGATCTGGAAGATCCCCACGATTCCGACATCTACGCCCCCCCGCGGGACACGAGCTACAAGTTCATCCAGCTCGCCACCGTGCAGGGGATCTCCCGCATCACCCTCAACCGGCCCCCCGCCAATGTCCTCTCCATCGACATGATGCTGGACCTCAACACCGCGTTCGAGTCGTTGGAGTACCAGCGGGACGTGAAGCTGGTCGTGCTCGTGGGCGCGGGGAAGTACTTCTCGGCCGGTTTTGAGCTCGCGGATCACCTGGGAGACCGCGCCTACATGATGCTCGAGGCCTTCGGGCGGATCTTCGAGAACCTGGGCAAGCTCGACAAGCCCACGCTCGCCGTCGTGGGCGGCCCCGCCCTGGGCGCGGGCAGCCTCCTCGCCGTGGGCTGCGACATGGTTCTGGCGGCCCAGAGCGCCAAGTTCGGCCATCCCGAGATCAAGGGCGGAGTGTTCAACACCGTGGCCGCTGCCCTCCTTCCCCGGCTGGTGGGCCGGAAGAAGGCGCTGGAGATGATCATGGGGGGCGCTAGCCTGACCGCGGGGGACGCGGAGCGTCTGGGCCTGGTGTCCCGGGTCTGCCCGGACGACAAGCTGGAGGCGGAGGCGGGCGCCCTCATCCAGCGCTTCCAGGAGTCGAGCGCCCCCGTCGTGCAGCTGACCCGCCGGGCCATCGTGGGGGGGCTGGACCTCTCCTTCACGGAGGCCTTGCGCCACGCCGAGGACGTGTACTTGAACCAGCTCATGGGGACGGCGGACGCCGAAGAGGGCCTGCGGGCCATCATGGAGAAGCGCCGGCCTGCCTGGAAGGACCGCTGA